The proteins below come from a single uncultured Carboxylicivirga sp. genomic window:
- a CDS encoding 4Fe-4S binding protein, with amino-acid sequence MEYPVVNKEECTGCGVCVEVCPMAAIELIDGKAQINNEKCRNCGLCIGECPVGAIKD; translated from the coding sequence ATGGAGTATCCGGTAGTAAATAAAGAAGAATGCACTGGTTGCGGTGTATGCGTAGAGGTGTGTCCTATGGCCGCTATAGAATTAATTGATGGTAAAGCGCAAATTAACAATGAGAAATGTCGTAACTGCGGCTTATGTATAGGAGAATGTCCTGTTGGAGCTATTAAAGATTAA
- a CDS encoding DUF4405 domain-containing protein → MKINKPKLNLSIDILMFMLMIPIAGIGFLIKYVLVPGFKRNDIYGRDVELYYWGIDRHQWGTIHLILSFVLLFLLVLHIVFHWKQIIGIFKKMVPAKALRVILGSLLVLFTFVFGIVPFFLNPEVDESVLNHAHNSKHGKGYSFEERQYKNKVEAKPDIGQDQEKIPDVEHHTELKHAHQSDIEIYGNMTINEVAEKYNVSAHELAKSINVPTGNNNKRLGRLRKQYNFQLNDIRDYIESKNMKE, encoded by the coding sequence ATGAAAATCAACAAACCAAAATTAAATTTATCAATAGACATACTCATGTTTATGTTAATGATACCAATTGCTGGTATTGGTTTTCTGATTAAATACGTGCTTGTTCCTGGCTTTAAACGAAATGATATTTATGGACGTGATGTTGAACTTTACTATTGGGGTATTGACCGACACCAGTGGGGAACAATTCATTTAATCCTGAGTTTTGTCCTGCTCTTTTTATTGGTACTTCACATTGTATTTCATTGGAAACAGATTATTGGAATTTTTAAAAAGATGGTACCAGCAAAAGCATTGCGAGTTATCCTAGGCTCATTATTGGTATTATTCACGTTTGTTTTTGGTATTGTTCCTTTTTTTCTTAATCCCGAAGTTGATGAAAGTGTCTTAAACCATGCTCACAATAGTAAGCATGGTAAAGGCTATTCTTTTGAAGAAAGGCAATATAAAAACAAAGTTGAAGCAAAACCTGACATAGGACAAGACCAAGAAAAAATACCAGATGTAGAGCATCATACGGAGCTCAAACATGCTCACCAATCAGATATCGAAATATATGGGAACATGACTATTAATGAAGTTGCAGAAAAGTACAATGTTTCTGCACATGAACTGGCTAAAAGCATTAATGTACCTACTGGTAACAATAATAAAAGATTGGGAAGATTGCGTAAACAATATAATTTTCAGTTAAATGATATACGAGATTACATAGAGAGCAAAAACATGAAGGAATGA
- a CDS encoding P-loop NTPase, which yields MSLGLIMKKEDAIIWRGPMASKVLTQLLENTVWGELDYLVIDMPPGTGDICITLSQKLPQAKAIIVITPQQMAVADGRKAANMFKTEKIDIEILGIVENMSWFTPEKHPDEKYYLFGNGGGIELAKELRCPLLAEIPLVSDVCELGDTGKTVFASNSKLIVQAFEKLVNKISK from the coding sequence ATGTCGCTTGGTCTGATAATGAAAAAGGAAGATGCTATAATCTGGCGTGGGCCAATGGCTTCAAAAGTTTTAACACAGTTGCTTGAAAATACCGTTTGGGGCGAACTGGATTACCTTGTAATTGATATGCCTCCAGGAACAGGAGATATCTGTATTACCCTTTCACAGAAATTGCCACAAGCAAAGGCTATTATAGTAATTACTCCGCAACAAATGGCTGTTGCTGATGGGCGAAAAGCTGCCAATATGTTCAAAACCGAAAAAATTGATATTGAAATATTGGGTATTGTAGAAAACATGTCGTGGTTCACACCCGAAAAACATCCCGATGAAAAATACTATTTATTTGGAAATGGAGGAGGTATTGAACTTGCCAAAGAGCTTCGTTGTCCTTTGTTGGCTGAAATACCGCTTGTAAGTGATGTTTGCGAACTTGGTGATACTGGTAAAACGGTATTTGCATCAAACAGCAAATTAATTGTACAGGCTTTTGAAAAGCTGGTAAATAAAATAAGCAAATAA